A single window of Stigmatopora nigra isolate UIUO_SnigA chromosome 20, RoL_Snig_1.1, whole genome shotgun sequence DNA harbors:
- the LOC144213335 gene encoding FH1/FH2 domain-containing protein 3-like isoform X3, with the protein MSSHVVLGANASRLKMSSHEIAEPLFDLKLGMEQLAGNRTFKKILATLLAVGNFLNGSEAGGFELAYLEKVAEVKDTVHRQTLLHHVCALVTESEPRSSDVYSEIPAVTRSAKVDFELLADNLLQLERRCKASWENLQVVSKHETKSALKNKMADFLKDCTQRILILKVVHRRVINRFHSFLLFLGQPAASARDTKVTGFCRIISEFALEYRTAREALTLKRKRDKHRERTKTRGKLITETEKFSGALPRPEGSAPVSPEAEHRTMTRMLTQDDGNRRRSHAVGASRGQSPSPRDHRDRSDDIMERLVELVTRDPEARASAPKTRKRSRINRKSTSIPRGTGWSPVWDALYFWTRHHVHCFGQNTLIRPNVSLPSSLLAAAAVRGRLPSPTSRRPSPLPSV; encoded by the exons atgtcgtctcat GTtgttctgggcgccaacgcaagtcgtctcaagatgtcgtctcat gagatcgccgagcccctgtttgacctgaagttgggcatggagcagctggccggcaaccggaccttcaagaagatcctggccacgctgctggccgtggggaacttcctcaacggctCCGAG GCCGGCGGCTTCGAGCTGGCTTACTTGGAGAAGGTGGCAGAGGTGAAGGACACGGTCCACCGCCAAACTCTGCTCCATCACGTCTGCGCCTTGGTCACGGAAAGCGAGCCGCGCTCGTCCGACGTCTACTCCGAGATCCCCGCCGTCACGCGTTCCGCCAAG GTGGACTTTGAGCTGCTGGCGGACAATCTGCTCCAGCTGGAAAGACGCTGCAAGGCATCCTGGGAAAACCTTCAGGTGGTTTCCAAGCACGAGACCAAAAGCGCCCTGAAGAACAAGATGGCCGACTTCCTGAAGGACTGCACTCAAAGGATTCTCATTCTCAAGGTGGTCCACAGGAGAGTCATCAACag GTTCCACTCGTTCCTTCTGTTCCTGGGTCAGCCGGCGGCATCGGCCCGGGACACCAAAGTGACGGGCTTCTGCCGGATCATCAGCGAGTTTGCGCTGGAGTACCGCACCGCCAGAGAGGCGCTCACCCTCAAACGCAAGCGTGACAAACACAGGGAGAGGACCAAAACGCGGGGGAAGCTGATCACCGAG ACGGAGAAGTTCTCTGGAGCGCTGCCACGCCCCGAGGGCTCGGCCCCCGTCTCGCCGGAGGCCGAGCACCGGACCATGACCCGGATGCTGACCCAAGATGACGGCAACCGGAGACGCTCTCACGCCGTCGGCG CGTCCCGCGGCCAGTCTCCGTCGCCTCGGGACCACCGAGACCGGTCGGACGACATTATGGAGCGTCTGGTGGAGTTGGTGACCCGCGACCCAGAGGCCAGGGCGTCCGCCCCCAAAACCCGGAAGCGCTCCCGGATCAACAGGAAGTCCA catctaTTCCCCGAGGGACAGGATGGAGCCCAGTTTGGGACGCATTGTACTTTTGGACCCGCCACCACGTGCATTGTTTTGGTCAAAACACACTAATCCGGCCGAATGTCTCCCTCCCTTCTTCTctgctggcggcggcggccgtccGCGGCCGTCTGCCCTCGCCGACATCGCGGCGGCCATCTCCGCTTCCGTCCGTTTGA
- the LOC144213547 gene encoding FH1/FH2 domain-containing protein 3-like encodes MNSLAVLDGRSCPILLMWEGIPELPAVRRQISTLSDDRKFLLDMLFSKASAAGRDDGQLGAGVPARFSVSTEEAGAPDEDVAAPDKDVTSSRGTEPEASEQMDREEQPQTRQPNRVDAESPRQRLETASLGPGDAWDHFQLCGASLRIKDLDFSDLLEEEDLDVLDTTDFSCLSAPLERLPPPPPHLPGSLAPPPPPPPLPGAPAPPPPPPSGTKKKKTVKLFWRELKQTETPAKCRFGRGTLWTSLDKVQVDMGKLEHLFESRAKETPWAKKAPESKKSEILVLESKRSTAINIGMTVLPAVHVIKSAILNFDDFAISKEGVEV; translated from the exons ATGAACTCATTGGCGGTCCTCGATGGCCGTAGTTGTCCGATCCTTTTGATGTGGGAGG GCATACCTGAGCTCCCCGCCGTTCGCCGCCAGATCAGCACGCTGTCCGACGACAGGAAGTTCCTTCTGGACATGCTCTTCTCCAAAGCGTCCGCCGCCGGCCGTGACGACGGCCAACTCGGGGCAGGGGTCCCGGCGAGATTCTCCGTCTCGACGGAGGAGGCGGGCGCCCCCGACGAGGACGTGGCCGCCCCCGACAAGGACGTGACCTCCTCGCGCGGCACGGAGCCGGAAGCGTCCGAGCAGATGGACCGAGAAGAGCAG CCTCAGACGCGTCAGCCGAACAGAGTGGACGCCGAGAGTCCCCGTCAGCGCCTGGAGACCGCCTCGCTGGGACCCGGGGACGCGTGGGACCATTTCCAGTTGTGCGGCGCCAGCCTTCGGATTAAAGACTTGGACTTCTCAGACCtcctggaggaggaggacctggaCGTTCTGGACACCACAGACTTTTCCTGCCTTTCAGCACCCTTGGAGCGgttacctcctcctcctccgcaccTTCCAGGCagtctggctcctcctcctcctccaccaccgctACCCGGCGctccagctcctcctcctcccccgccgtcggggacaaagaagaagaagacggtcAAGTTATTCTGGCGCGAACTGAAGCAGACGGAGACGCCGGCCAAGTGCCGCTTCGGACGGGGCACCCTGTGgacgtcactggacaaggtccaagtggacatggggaagctggagcacctctttgagtccagggccaaagagacgccatgggccaag aaagcgccagagagcaaaaagtccgagatcctggttctggaatccaagcggagcaccgccatcaacatcgggatgacggtcctgcccgccgttcacgtcatcaagagcgccatcctcaactttgacgactttgccatcagcaaggagggtgtggaggtaTGA
- the LOC144213335 gene encoding FH1/FH2 domain-containing protein 3-like isoform X2, which translates to MSSHSGTSCRQTKNLKTRTIPGRRARRPSIRLFSRERERWTPTLFAHQHVVLGANASRLKMSSHEIAEPLFDLKLGMEQLAGNRTFKKILATLLAVGNFLNGSEAGGFELAYLEKVAEVKDTVHRQTLLHHVCALVTESEPRSSDVYSEIPAVTRSAKVDFELLADNLLQLERRCKASWENLQVVSKHETKSALKNKMADFLKDCTQRILILKVVHRRVINRFHSFLLFLGQPAASARDTKVTGFCRIISEFALEYRTAREALTLKRKRDKHRERTKTRGKLITETEKFSGALPRPEGSAPVSPEAEHRTMTRMLTQDDGNRRRSHAVGASRGQSPSPRDHRDRSDDIMERLVELVTRDPEARASAPKTRKRSRINRKSMRRTLKSGVSAETLRALGLQKSAEDI; encoded by the exons atgtcgtctcat agtggcacgagttgtcgtcagacgaagaatctaaagaccaggacgattcccggtaggcgtgccaggaggccgtctatccgtctgttttccagggagagagagagatggactccaaccctttttgcacatcaacac GTtgttctgggcgccaacgcaagtcgtctcaagatgtcgtctcat gagatcgccgagcccctgtttgacctgaagttgggcatggagcagctggccggcaaccggaccttcaagaagatcctggccacgctgctggccgtggggaacttcctcaacggctCCGAG GCCGGCGGCTTCGAGCTGGCTTACTTGGAGAAGGTGGCAGAGGTGAAGGACACGGTCCACCGCCAAACTCTGCTCCATCACGTCTGCGCCTTGGTCACGGAAAGCGAGCCGCGCTCGTCCGACGTCTACTCCGAGATCCCCGCCGTCACGCGTTCCGCCAAG GTGGACTTTGAGCTGCTGGCGGACAATCTGCTCCAGCTGGAAAGACGCTGCAAGGCATCCTGGGAAAACCTTCAGGTGGTTTCCAAGCACGAGACCAAAAGCGCCCTGAAGAACAAGATGGCCGACTTCCTGAAGGACTGCACTCAAAGGATTCTCATTCTCAAGGTGGTCCACAGGAGAGTCATCAACag GTTCCACTCGTTCCTTCTGTTCCTGGGTCAGCCGGCGGCATCGGCCCGGGACACCAAAGTGACGGGCTTCTGCCGGATCATCAGCGAGTTTGCGCTGGAGTACCGCACCGCCAGAGAGGCGCTCACCCTCAAACGCAAGCGTGACAAACACAGGGAGAGGACCAAAACGCGGGGGAAGCTGATCACCGAG ACGGAGAAGTTCTCTGGAGCGCTGCCACGCCCCGAGGGCTCGGCCCCCGTCTCGCCGGAGGCCGAGCACCGGACCATGACCCGGATGCTGACCCAAGATGACGGCAACCGGAGACGCTCTCACGCCGTCGGCG CGTCCCGCGGCCAGTCTCCGTCGCCTCGGGACCACCGAGACCGGTCGGACGACATTATGGAGCGTCTGGTGGAGTTGGTGACCCGCGACCCAGAGGCCAGGGCGTCCGCCCCCAAAACCCGGAAGCGCTCCCGGATCAACAGGAAGTCCA TGAGGAGGACGCTGAAAAGCGGAGTGAGCGCCGAGACGTTGCGGGCCCTGGGGCTCCAAAAAAGCGCAGAGGACATATGA
- the LOC144213335 gene encoding FH1/FH2 domain-containing protein 3-like isoform X1: MSSHSGTSCRQTKNLKTRTIPGRRARRPSIRLFSRERERWTPTLFAHQHVVLGANASRLKMSSHEIAEPLFDLKLGMEQLAGNRTFKKILATLLAVGNFLNGSEAGGFELAYLEKVAEVKDTVHRQTLLHHVCALVTESEPRSSDVYSEIPAVTRSAKVDFELLADNLLQLERRCKASWENLQVVSKHETKSALKNKMADFLKDCTQRILILKVVHRRVINRFHSFLLFLGQPAASARDTKVTGFCRIISEFALEYRTAREALTLKRKRDKHRERTKTRGKLITETEKFSGALPRPEGSAPVSPEAEHRTMTRMLTQDDGNRRRSHAVGASRGQSPSPRDHRDRSDDIMERLVELVTRDPEARASAPKTRKRSRINRKSTSIPRGTGWSPVWDALYFWTRHHVHCFGQNTLIRPNVSLPSSLLAAAAVRGRLPSPTSRRPSPLPSV; the protein is encoded by the exons atgtcgtctcat agtggcacgagttgtcgtcagacgaagaatctaaagaccaggacgattcccggtaggcgtgccaggaggccgtctatccgtctgttttccagggagagagagagatggactccaaccctttttgcacatcaacac GTtgttctgggcgccaacgcaagtcgtctcaagatgtcgtctcat gagatcgccgagcccctgtttgacctgaagttgggcatggagcagctggccggcaaccggaccttcaagaagatcctggccacgctgctggccgtggggaacttcctcaacggctCCGAG GCCGGCGGCTTCGAGCTGGCTTACTTGGAGAAGGTGGCAGAGGTGAAGGACACGGTCCACCGCCAAACTCTGCTCCATCACGTCTGCGCCTTGGTCACGGAAAGCGAGCCGCGCTCGTCCGACGTCTACTCCGAGATCCCCGCCGTCACGCGTTCCGCCAAG GTGGACTTTGAGCTGCTGGCGGACAATCTGCTCCAGCTGGAAAGACGCTGCAAGGCATCCTGGGAAAACCTTCAGGTGGTTTCCAAGCACGAGACCAAAAGCGCCCTGAAGAACAAGATGGCCGACTTCCTGAAGGACTGCACTCAAAGGATTCTCATTCTCAAGGTGGTCCACAGGAGAGTCATCAACag GTTCCACTCGTTCCTTCTGTTCCTGGGTCAGCCGGCGGCATCGGCCCGGGACACCAAAGTGACGGGCTTCTGCCGGATCATCAGCGAGTTTGCGCTGGAGTACCGCACCGCCAGAGAGGCGCTCACCCTCAAACGCAAGCGTGACAAACACAGGGAGAGGACCAAAACGCGGGGGAAGCTGATCACCGAG ACGGAGAAGTTCTCTGGAGCGCTGCCACGCCCCGAGGGCTCGGCCCCCGTCTCGCCGGAGGCCGAGCACCGGACCATGACCCGGATGCTGACCCAAGATGACGGCAACCGGAGACGCTCTCACGCCGTCGGCG CGTCCCGCGGCCAGTCTCCGTCGCCTCGGGACCACCGAGACCGGTCGGACGACATTATGGAGCGTCTGGTGGAGTTGGTGACCCGCGACCCAGAGGCCAGGGCGTCCGCCCCCAAAACCCGGAAGCGCTCCCGGATCAACAGGAAGTCCA catctaTTCCCCGAGGGACAGGATGGAGCCCAGTTTGGGACGCATTGTACTTTTGGACCCGCCACCACGTGCATTGTTTTGGTCAAAACACACTAATCCGGCCGAATGTCTCCCTCCCTTCTTCTctgctggcggcggcggccgtccGCGGCCGTCTGCCCTCGCCGACATCGCGGCGGCCATCTCCGCTTCCGTCCGTTTGA